Proteins found in one Aquibium microcysteis genomic segment:
- a CDS encoding lipopolysaccharide biosynthesis protein, with the protein MRFSAATTADRVLPGRLAAAARPLLRRADALLDGRDEASEAGRVSLIAFAIRIVNAIIAFVSQVLLARWMGPFEYGIFVLVWVTMVIAGNLSCLGFHTSVIRFVSEYRENARTAELRGLLLTSRVFAIASSTLIAAIGFAGLWWFEDAVESYYVVPFYLGIICLPMIALSDLLQGISRAHAWAFSALSPTYLVRPVLILLCMAGALAAGHAPTAQTAMICAILATYATTIWQLVTVSGSADRLAGDGPRQILFRTWMLVSMPIFLVESFFYLLTNADVLMVGRYLPPDDVALYFATVKVLALVHFVYFAVKTGVAQRYASIWHGGDRQAFRRFAQATVGWTFWPSLAMAVIVLVVGQPMLALFGPHFDQGYPLLFVLVLGVVARAAVGPAESLLTMSGNQNICAGVYALTLSINIALNVLLIPLYGLWGAALATAVAMSFEAFALSFTVWRRLGIVMMVFLPSNLSREP; encoded by the coding sequence GTGCGTTTTTCAGCCGCAACGACTGCGGACAGGGTGCTGCCCGGTCGCCTGGCGGCGGCAGCGCGGCCGCTCCTCAGGCGTGCCGATGCGCTGCTCGACGGTCGCGACGAGGCGAGCGAAGCCGGACGGGTGTCGCTGATCGCCTTCGCCATCCGCATCGTCAACGCCATCATCGCCTTCGTCAGCCAGGTCCTGCTGGCGCGCTGGATGGGCCCCTTCGAATACGGCATCTTCGTGCTCGTCTGGGTGACGATGGTGATCGCGGGCAACCTGTCCTGCCTCGGTTTCCATACCTCGGTGATCCGCTTCGTTTCGGAGTATCGCGAGAATGCCCGCACGGCCGAATTGCGCGGCCTCCTTCTGACGAGCCGTGTCTTCGCCATAGCGTCTTCGACACTCATCGCCGCCATCGGCTTCGCGGGGCTGTGGTGGTTCGAAGACGCGGTGGAAAGCTACTATGTGGTTCCGTTCTATCTCGGCATCATATGCCTGCCGATGATCGCGCTCTCGGATCTGCTGCAGGGCATATCGAGGGCTCATGCCTGGGCGTTTTCGGCGCTTTCGCCTACCTATCTCGTGCGCCCCGTGCTCATCCTGCTCTGCATGGCGGGCGCCCTGGCTGCCGGACATGCACCCACGGCGCAGACCGCGATGATCTGCGCGATCCTGGCCACGTACGCCACGACCATCTGGCAGCTCGTCACCGTCTCGGGCAGCGCCGACCGCCTTGCAGGCGACGGTCCTCGGCAGATCCTCTTCCGCACATGGATGCTGGTGTCGATGCCGATCTTCCTGGTGGAGAGCTTCTTCTACCTGCTGACCAACGCCGACGTCCTGATGGTGGGCCGCTATCTGCCGCCGGACGACGTCGCGCTCTATTTCGCCACGGTCAAGGTTCTGGCGCTGGTTCATTTCGTCTACTTCGCGGTGAAGACCGGCGTCGCGCAACGCTATGCCTCGATCTGGCATGGCGGCGACCGCCAAGCCTTCCGACGATTCGCGCAAGCCACCGTCGGCTGGACCTTCTGGCCTTCACTGGCAATGGCAGTCATCGTCCTGGTGGTGGGGCAGCCGATGCTGGCCCTGTTCGGTCCACATTTCGACCAGGGATATCCTCTTCTGTTCGTGCTGGTCCTGGGCGTGGTCGCACGCGCTGCCGTCGGACCGGCCGAAAGCCTGCTCACCATGAGCGGCAACCAGAACATCTGCGCGGGCGTCTACGCCCTGACGCTTTCGATCAACATCGCCCTCAACGTTCTGCTCATCCCGCTCTACGGGCTCTGGGGCGCTGCACTGGCGACGGCAGTCGCGATGAGCTTCGAGGCCTTCGCCCTCTCCTTCACCGTATGGCGGCGGCTGGGGATCGTGATGATGGTCTTCCTGCCTTCGAACCTGTCCAGGGAACCCTGA
- the secA gene encoding preprotein translocase subunit SecA → MVSLGGLARKIFGSANDRRIKSLRPRVAAINALEGEMKALSDEALRGKTDEFRAEIANGRDLDDLLVPAFAVAREAARRAIGLRPFDVQLIGGMVLHDGGISEMRTGEGKTLVATLPVYLNALSGKGVHVVTVNDYLARRDSEWMGRVYGFLGLTTGVIVHGISDEQRKAAYACDVTYGTNNELGFDYLRDNMKYERSQMVQRGHNYAIVDEVDSILIDEARTPLIISGPLDDRSELYNQIDTFIPQLVASDFEIDEKQRTATFTEEGTEKLENLLRQAGLLKGASLYDVENVAIVHHVNNALKAHRLFQRDKDYIVRNDEIVIIDEFTGRMMPGRRYSEGLHQALEAKEHVRVQPENQTLASITFQNYFRMYGKLAGMTGTASTEAEEFGNIYGLGVSEIPTNVPVARIDEDDEVYRTVEEKYKAIVREIKEAAAKRQPILVGTTSIEKSEFLAERLRRDGITNFEILNARHHEREAQIVAQAGKPGAITIATNMAGRGTDIQLGGNADMRIAQELEGVPEGPDRDAREKAIREDVQRLKQEALSAGGLYVLATERHESRRIDNQLRGRSGRQGDPGRSKFFLSLQDDLMRIFGSERMDGMLQKLGLKEDEAIIHPWINKALEKAQKKVEARNFDIRKNLLKYDDVMNDQRKVVFEQRKELMDGENLSETVAEMREDVVEELVSKHIPENAYAEQWDTKGLQEGVRTYLNLDLPVEAWAREEGIDEEQITDRLKQAADAMAKDRAERFGPEIMTYVEKSILLQTLDHLWREHLVNLDHLRSVVGFRGYAQRDPLNEYKSEAFELFQAMLGNLRQAVTSQLMRVELVREAAEAPPPAAPRAVGHHLDATTGEDEFADDEVMVATYEQSVVPPEQRDPEDPSTWGKIGRNEACPCGSGKKYKHCHGAFV, encoded by the coding sequence ATGGTCAGTCTCGGTGGCCTCGCCCGCAAGATCTTCGGTTCGGCCAATGACAGACGCATCAAGTCGCTGCGACCGCGGGTCGCCGCGATCAATGCGCTGGAAGGCGAAATGAAGGCGCTCTCCGACGAAGCGCTGCGTGGCAAGACCGACGAGTTTCGGGCCGAGATCGCGAATGGACGCGACCTCGACGATCTGCTGGTCCCGGCTTTCGCCGTTGCCCGCGAGGCCGCGCGCCGGGCAATCGGCCTTCGGCCATTCGACGTGCAGCTGATCGGCGGCATGGTCCTGCACGATGGCGGCATCTCCGAAATGCGCACCGGCGAGGGCAAGACCCTGGTCGCGACGCTTCCGGTCTACCTGAACGCGCTCAGCGGCAAGGGTGTGCATGTCGTCACGGTGAACGACTATCTGGCACGCCGCGACTCCGAGTGGATGGGGCGCGTCTACGGCTTTCTGGGGCTGACGACCGGCGTGATCGTTCACGGCATCAGCGACGAGCAGCGCAAGGCCGCCTATGCCTGCGATGTCACCTACGGAACCAACAACGAGCTCGGCTTCGACTATCTGCGCGACAACATGAAGTACGAGCGGTCGCAGATGGTCCAGCGCGGCCACAACTACGCCATCGTCGACGAAGTGGATTCCATCCTGATCGACGAGGCGCGCACGCCGCTGATCATATCTGGCCCGCTCGACGACCGGTCGGAACTCTACAACCAGATCGACACGTTCATTCCCCAGCTCGTCGCCTCGGATTTCGAGATCGACGAGAAGCAGCGTACGGCGACCTTCACCGAGGAGGGCACCGAAAAGCTGGAGAACCTCCTGCGGCAGGCCGGCCTCTTGAAGGGTGCCTCGCTCTACGACGTCGAGAACGTGGCGATCGTCCACCATGTCAACAATGCCCTCAAGGCGCACCGGCTGTTCCAGCGCGACAAGGACTACATCGTCCGCAACGACGAGATCGTGATCATCGACGAGTTCACCGGCCGCATGATGCCCGGCCGGCGCTATTCCGAGGGCCTTCACCAGGCGCTCGAGGCAAAAGAGCACGTGCGGGTCCAGCCCGAGAACCAGACTCTCGCCTCAATCACCTTCCAGAACTATTTCCGCATGTACGGGAAGCTGGCCGGCATGACCGGAACGGCCTCGACGGAGGCCGAGGAATTCGGCAACATATACGGCCTCGGCGTTTCCGAGATCCCAACCAACGTTCCCGTCGCCCGCATCGACGAGGACGACGAGGTGTACCGGACGGTCGAGGAGAAGTACAAGGCGATCGTCCGCGAGATCAAGGAAGCGGCTGCCAAGCGTCAGCCGATCCTGGTCGGAACGACGTCCATCGAGAAGTCGGAATTCCTGGCCGAAAGGCTGCGCCGCGACGGTATCACCAATTTCGAGATCCTCAATGCCCGCCACCACGAGCGGGAGGCGCAGATCGTCGCGCAGGCCGGCAAGCCTGGAGCCATCACGATCGCCACCAACATGGCCGGTCGCGGCACCGACATCCAGCTCGGCGGCAATGCCGACATGCGCATCGCGCAGGAACTCGAAGGTGTCCCGGAGGGGCCGGACCGCGACGCGCGTGAGAAGGCCATCCGCGAGGACGTGCAACGCCTGAAGCAGGAGGCGCTGTCGGCCGGCGGGCTCTACGTGCTGGCCACCGAGCGCCACGAATCGCGCCGCATCGACAATCAGCTGCGCGGGCGTTCCGGCCGCCAGGGCGATCCCGGCCGGTCGAAGTTCTTCCTGTCGCTGCAGGACGACCTGATGCGGATCTTCGGATCGGAGCGGATGGACGGCATGCTGCAGAAGCTCGGCCTCAAGGAGGACGAAGCCATCATCCATCCCTGGATCAACAAGGCGCTGGAGAAGGCTCAGAAGAAGGTCGAGGCGAGGAACTTCGACATTCGCAAGAACCTGCTCAAGTACGACGACGTCATGAACGACCAGCGCAAGGTGGTCTTCGAGCAGCGCAAGGAGCTGATGGACGGCGAGAACCTTTCCGAGACCGTCGCCGAAATGCGTGAAGACGTCGTCGAGGAACTCGTCTCGAAGCACATTCCCGAGAACGCCTATGCCGAGCAGTGGGACACCAAGGGCCTTCAGGAAGGCGTGCGGACCTATCTGAATCTCGATCTGCCCGTCGAGGCCTGGGCCCGGGAAGAGGGCATCGACGAGGAGCAGATCACCGATCGTCTGAAACAGGCCGCCGACGCCATGGCGAAAGATCGAGCTGAGCGGTTCGGTCCCGAGATCATGACCTATGTGGAGAAGTCGATCCTCCTGCAGACCCTCGACCATCTCTGGCGCGAGCATCTCGTCAACCTCGATCACCTTCGCTCGGTCGTCGGCTTCCGAGGCTATGCGCAGCGCGACCCGCTCAACGAGTACAAGTCGGAAGCCTTCGAGCTCTTCCAGGCGATGCTGGGCAATCTGCGTCAGGCCGTGACGTCCCAGCTGATGCGTGTCGAACTCGTGCGCGAAGCCGCCGAGGCACCGCCGCCCGCAGCGCCGCGTGCCGTCGGGCACCATCTGGACGCGACGACGGGAGAAGACGAGTTCGCTGACGACGAGGTGATGGTCGCGACATACGAGCAGAGCGTGGTCCCGCCGGAACAGCGCGATCCCGAAGATCCGTCGACCTGGGGGAAGATCGGGCGCAACGAAGCCTGTCCATGCGGGTCGGGCAAGAAGTACAAGCACTGCCACGGCGCGTTCGTCTGA
- a CDS encoding peptidylprolyl isomerase, with product MRPTVPFRSLAACGLALGLVLAAPAGVFAQDKAPNKTVVATVNGSPITEYDLEMAQGDLGPQFAQLPDEQKRAAALSAAIEIRLLAAKAEEEGLDDTEAFGDRMEFLRQRALHSAFVESKVAAEVTEEAVRARYDKEVAATPPANEIRARHILVATKEEADAIIAQLEAGGDFEAIAKEKSTDGAASQGGDLGYFGPGQMVPPFEEAAFALEVGQFSKQPVQTQFGFHVIKVEDKRTQQPPAFEQVKEQVRTLLFRETYFAAVQVLRDAATVDVQDPALKAALGEEEKAQ from the coding sequence ATGCGTCCAACCGTCCCCTTCCGCTCGCTTGCCGCATGCGGCCTTGCACTCGGGCTCGTCTTGGCGGCACCCGCCGGCGTCTTCGCACAGGACAAGGCGCCGAATAAAACCGTCGTCGCCACGGTGAACGGGTCGCCGATCACGGAGTACGACCTGGAGATGGCGCAGGGCGACCTCGGTCCGCAGTTCGCGCAGCTTCCCGACGAACAGAAGCGCGCCGCCGCGCTGAGTGCCGCCATTGAGATCCGGCTGCTGGCTGCCAAAGCCGAGGAGGAGGGTCTCGACGATACCGAGGCGTTCGGCGACCGGATGGAGTTCCTTCGTCAGCGCGCTCTGCACAGCGCCTTCGTGGAGAGCAAGGTCGCGGCCGAGGTGACGGAGGAAGCGGTTCGGGCCCGCTACGACAAGGAAGTGGCGGCAACGCCGCCCGCCAACGAAATTCGTGCACGCCATATCCTCGTCGCGACCAAGGAAGAGGCGGATGCCATCATCGCGCAACTGGAGGCGGGCGGCGACTTCGAGGCGATCGCCAAGGAGAAGTCGACCGACGGCGCCGCCTCGCAGGGCGGCGATCTGGGCTATTTCGGCCCGGGTCAGATGGTTCCGCCTTTCGAGGAGGCCGCATTCGCTCTCGAGGTCGGGCAGTTTTCCAAGCAGCCGGTCCAGACGCAGTTCGGCTTCCACGTGATCAAGGTCGAGGATAAGCGGACCCAGCAGCCGCCGGCCTTCGAGCAGGTCAAGGAACAGGTTCGCACGCTTCTATTCCGTGAGACCTACTTCGCTGCGGTCCAGGTGCTGCGCGATGCCGCAACCGTCGACGTGCAGGATCCGGCACTCAAGGCGGCGCTCGGCGAGGAAGAGAAAGCGCAGTAG
- the argJ gene encoding bifunctional glutamate N-acetyltransferase/amino-acid acetyltransferase ArgJ encodes MSSTVSPLAPRKHPVLPPIEGVRIATAEAGIKYKGRTDLLVMTFEPGTTVAGVLTRSKCPSAPVDFCRQNLPTGRARVLVVNSGNANAFTGKKGRQTTAMTAAAAAAATGCDQDEIYLASTGVIGEPLDAGRFAHLLERLAADAVADRWADAGKAIMTTDTYPKYATATVRLGDVDVTINGIAKGAGMIAPDMATMLSFVATDAPIEAAVLQKLLKRGADSTFNAVTVDSDTSTSDTLLFFATGKAAERGAPRIVSEGDPKLVPFKRALNRLLKNLALQVVRDGEGARKEIEISVSGAKSARSAKRIALSIANSPLVKTAVAGEDANWGRVVMAVGKAGEPADRDSLAIWFGDIRVAHQGERDPSYSEAEVSGYMKNDRIRIGVDLGMGRGKATVWTCDLTKEYVAINGDYRS; translated from the coding sequence ATGTCCAGCACCGTCTCGCCGCTCGCACCGCGCAAGCATCCCGTCCTGCCTCCGATAGAAGGCGTGCGCATCGCGACCGCCGAAGCGGGCATCAAGTACAAGGGCCGCACTGATCTTCTGGTGATGACCTTCGAACCCGGAACGACTGTTGCCGGCGTTCTCACGCGTTCGAAGTGCCCGTCTGCGCCCGTGGACTTCTGTCGGCAGAATCTCCCCACCGGTCGAGCCCGCGTTCTCGTCGTCAACTCCGGCAATGCGAATGCCTTTACGGGCAAGAAGGGACGACAGACGACGGCCATGACCGCCGCCGCCGCGGCGGCTGCCACCGGCTGCGATCAGGACGAGATTTATCTCGCCTCCACCGGCGTCATCGGTGAACCGCTGGATGCCGGCCGTTTCGCTCATCTCCTCGAAAGACTGGCGGCGGATGCGGTCGCCGATCGCTGGGCAGATGCCGGCAAGGCGATCATGACCACCGATACCTATCCCAAGTACGCCACCGCGACGGTGAGGCTTGGGGATGTCGACGTCACGATCAACGGCATCGCCAAGGGCGCGGGAATGATCGCTCCGGACATGGCGACGATGCTGTCATTCGTCGCCACCGATGCACCGATCGAGGCAGCCGTCCTGCAGAAGCTCCTGAAGCGGGGCGCCGATTCGACCTTCAACGCCGTGACCGTCGACAGCGATACGTCGACCAGCGACACGCTCCTTTTCTTCGCCACCGGCAAAGCCGCCGAACGCGGTGCGCCACGGATCGTATCCGAAGGCGATCCCAAACTCGTGCCTTTCAAGCGGGCGCTGAACAGGCTGCTCAAGAACCTCGCCCTGCAGGTGGTCCGTGACGGCGAAGGTGCCCGCAAGGAGATCGAGATCTCGGTCTCAGGTGCGAAGTCGGCGCGCTCGGCGAAGCGCATTGCCTTGTCGATCGCCAACTCTCCCCTCGTCAAGACTGCCGTAGCGGGCGAGGATGCGAACTGGGGCAGGGTGGTGATGGCTGTCGGCAAGGCTGGCGAGCCGGCCGATCGCGACAGCCTGGCGATCTGGTTCGGCGACATCCGCGTCGCCCATCAGGGCGAGCGCGATCCCTCCTATTCGGAGGCGGAGGTATCCGGCTATATGAAGAACGATCGCATCCGCATCGGCGTTGATCTCGGCATGGGGCGCGGCAAGGCTACGGTCTGGACCTGCGATCTCACCAAGGAATACGTCGCCATCAATGGGGACTACCGCAGCTAG
- a CDS encoding GNAT family N-acetyltransferase, giving the protein MPELAMVRRYEAAGFRAWPASFVQYDGTWVIRLTAGLPAKRLNSINPLDPGDHSNIPDRIARAARRFDAYGRPLTFRISPLAGRSLPNLLDREDWLRLSESIVMRMDLDGARLDGVMDQIPLKDIGRFVGAALRVHGMEQAMRPGLSEVIGSIEPEAGLFVAEEADEPVATAICVQDRDLAGLFEVATLSGRRGNGHGRQVVLSALKWARHRGAREAWLQVEADNEPALALYRSLGFAEVYRYHYRRPPGA; this is encoded by the coding sequence ATGCCGGAACTGGCGATGGTGAGGCGCTACGAAGCCGCCGGTTTCCGGGCGTGGCCGGCATCCTTCGTCCAGTATGACGGAACCTGGGTGATCCGGTTGACGGCCGGCCTGCCGGCAAAGCGGCTCAACTCGATCAATCCTCTTGATCCGGGCGACCATTCCAATATCCCCGACCGCATCGCCAGGGCGGCACGTCGGTTCGACGCCTATGGCCGGCCCTTGACCTTCCGGATTTCGCCGCTCGCCGGCCGTTCGCTTCCAAACCTTCTGGACCGGGAGGATTGGCTGCGCCTCTCGGAATCGATCGTCATGCGGATGGACCTCGATGGGGCTCGCCTCGACGGCGTCATGGACCAGATCCCGCTGAAGGACATCGGTCGCTTCGTTGGCGCGGCTCTGCGCGTACACGGCATGGAACAGGCCATGCGGCCGGGGCTGTCCGAGGTCATAGGGTCCATCGAGCCCGAGGCCGGTCTGTTCGTGGCCGAGGAGGCGGACGAACCGGTCGCGACTGCGATCTGCGTCCAGGATCGGGATCTGGCCGGGCTGTTCGAAGTGGCCACTCTGTCTGGCCGGCGCGGCAATGGCCATGGTCGGCAGGTGGTGCTGTCGGCGCTCAAGTGGGCTCGCCATCGCGGCGCCCGCGAAGCATGGCTGCAGGTTGAGGCAGACAACGAGCCTGCACTTGCGCTCTACCGTTCGCTCGGCTTTGCTGAAGTGTACCGCTACCACTATCGCCGTCCGCCGGGTGCCTGA
- a CDS encoding (deoxy)nucleoside triphosphate pyrophosphohydrolase yields MTDAGRRILLVAACALVDADGRVLLAERPRGKAMAGLWEFPGGKVEPGETPEETLIRELREEVGIETKAACLAPLTFASHTYDDFHLLMPLFVCRRYEGVARGLEGQRLKWVRPRDMRDYPMPPADEPLIPFLIDLL; encoded by the coding sequence ATGACCGATGCGGGACGGCGCATTCTTCTCGTTGCTGCCTGCGCGCTCGTGGATGCCGACGGCCGCGTGCTGCTCGCCGAACGCCCGCGAGGAAAGGCCATGGCCGGGCTCTGGGAGTTTCCCGGCGGGAAGGTCGAACCCGGTGAGACGCCGGAAGAAACGCTGATCCGCGAACTGCGCGAGGAAGTCGGCATCGAGACCAAGGCGGCATGTCTTGCACCTCTCACCTTCGCCAGCCACACCTATGACGACTTCCACCTGCTGATGCCGCTCTTCGTGTGCCGTCGGTATGAAGGGGTAGCACGCGGCCTGGAGGGCCAGAGATTGAAATGGGTTCGCCCGCGCGACATGCGCGACTACCCGATGCCGCCCGCCGACGAGCCGCTGATACCGTTTCTCATCGATCTCCTTTGA
- a CDS encoding Flp family type IVb pilin — protein sequence MLAKFWIDESGATVVEYGLIATFLSLAIIAGIGKVYSAIEYLFAEPTSALSGSLN from the coding sequence ATGCTCGCGAAATTCTGGATCGATGAAAGTGGTGCGACGGTCGTGGAATACGGCCTCATTGCCACCTTTCTGTCTCTCGCGATCATCGCGGGCATCGGCAAGGTCTACAGCGCCATCGAGTATCTCTTCGCCGAACCGACGTCTGCCCTGAGCGGCTCCCTGAACTGA
- a CDS encoding methyltransferase domain-containing protein produces MDMLFEPGLLMQRRKRARLQATADADFLLRRVVEDLADRLSTVDRRFARAAVVNGWVPVVAEALAASGQIGEVLRVEADPFFLGDDEGIVAPGDQLPFEPASIDLVVSLLNLQDANDLPGQLVQMRRALRPDGLLMACLAGAGTLAELRDCLLAAEMEITGGVSPRIIPFADVRDIGGLLQRAGFALPVADVETVTVRYGDMFGLMRDLRSMGATNTLLGRLRHPSRRAIFLRAARHYADRFADPDGRVRATFNLVWLSGWAPHASQQKPLKPGSAQVSLAEALKPREGS; encoded by the coding sequence ATGGACATGCTGTTCGAACCCGGGCTCTTGATGCAGCGGCGGAAGCGCGCACGCTTGCAGGCGACGGCCGATGCCGACTTCCTCTTGCGACGCGTGGTGGAGGATCTTGCCGACCGCCTTTCGACCGTGGATCGGCGATTCGCCCGGGCTGCCGTGGTGAACGGCTGGGTTCCGGTGGTGGCCGAGGCCCTGGCCGCCTCCGGACAGATCGGCGAGGTGCTGCGGGTCGAGGCCGACCCGTTCTTCCTCGGCGACGACGAGGGCATCGTCGCCCCTGGCGACCAGCTGCCGTTCGAGCCCGCAAGCATCGACCTGGTCGTCTCGCTGCTCAACCTGCAGGATGCGAACGACCTGCCGGGACAGCTGGTCCAGATGCGCCGAGCCCTCAGGCCGGACGGGCTCCTGATGGCCTGCCTCGCGGGCGCGGGTACGCTGGCCGAGCTGCGAGACTGCCTGCTTGCCGCAGAAATGGAAATCACAGGCGGCGTGAGCCCGCGGATCATCCCGTTCGCCGATGTGCGCGACATCGGCGGTCTGCTGCAGCGCGCCGGATTCGCACTTCCCGTGGCAGACGTGGAGACGGTTACCGTTCGCTATGGCGACATGTTCGGCCTGATGCGGGACCTGAGGTCGATGGGCGCGACCAACACGCTGCTTGGTCGGCTGAGACATCCCAGCCGGCGGGCCATTTTCCTGCGGGCCGCACGACACTATGCCGACCGATTTGCGGATCCGGATGGCCGCGTGCGGGCGACGTTCAATCTCGTCTGGCTGTCCGGCTGGGCACCGCACGCTTCGCAGCAGAAGCCGCTCAAGCCCGGATCGGCCCAGGTTTCGCTCGCTGAGGCGCTGAAGCCGAGGGAGGGGTCGTAA
- a CDS encoding ComF family protein, with product MADLSREIKRGVAALAGSAARILFPPLCGGCRTIVSIPGSLCGACWSELRLIERPWCEILGTPFQYDMGDGAVSPAAIADPPAFDRARSAVSYTGVARRMAQALKFNDRTDLAPWMAVWMLRAGRELIAEADIVVPVPLHRRRFLWRRFNQSAELGRAVAAAARLRFEPELVTRHRNTRRQVGLARNDRDENVRGAFVVEKKARNVVRDRRILVVDDVFTTGATVSAVARSLRRAGAGGVDVLTFARVLSEDFLDAESDPI from the coding sequence GTGGCCGATCTGTCTCGCGAGATCAAGCGTGGAGTAGCCGCGTTGGCGGGGAGTGCCGCGCGCATCCTGTTTCCGCCGCTGTGCGGTGGCTGCCGCACCATCGTGAGCATCCCCGGCTCGCTCTGTGGTGCGTGCTGGAGCGAGTTGAGGCTGATCGAGCGTCCCTGGTGCGAGATCCTCGGCACGCCGTTCCAGTACGATATGGGTGACGGAGCGGTGTCGCCCGCCGCGATCGCCGATCCGCCCGCCTTCGATCGCGCGCGATCGGCCGTTTCCTACACGGGCGTCGCGCGGCGCATGGCGCAGGCGCTCAAGTTCAACGACCGAACCGATCTCGCACCCTGGATGGCGGTCTGGATGCTGCGGGCCGGTCGCGAACTGATCGCCGAAGCCGACATCGTGGTTCCCGTGCCGCTGCACCGACGCCGCTTTCTGTGGCGTCGTTTCAACCAGTCGGCTGAACTTGGTCGTGCGGTCGCCGCGGCGGCCCGCCTTCGCTTCGAACCCGAACTCGTCACCCGCCATCGCAATACCCGTCGGCAGGTCGGTCTCGCCCGGAACGATCGCGACGAGAACGTAAGGGGCGCCTTCGTCGTGGAGAAGAAGGCGCGCAATGTCGTCCGCGACCGGCGCATTCTGGTTGTCGACGACGTTTTCACGACCGGGGCGACGGTTTCTGCGGTGGCACGTTCGCTGCGGCGCGCGGGAGCCGGCGGGGTCGATGTCTTGACCTTTGCCCGCGTGCTGTCGGAGGACTTTCTCGACGCCGAAAGTGACCCTATATAG
- the grxC gene encoding glutaredoxin 3 gives MPEVTIYTRMMCGYCSAAKRLLDRKGVSYTEHDASFSPELRRQMTERSGRSTFPQIFVGDVHVGGCDDLHEAEESGRLDKLLSGNA, from the coding sequence ATGCCCGAAGTGACCATCTACACCCGCATGATGTGCGGCTACTGCAGCGCTGCAAAGCGGCTTCTGGATCGCAAGGGCGTGTCCTACACGGAGCACGACGCCAGTTTTTCCCCCGAACTGCGCAGGCAGATGACCGAGCGTTCGGGACGCAGCACGTTCCCGCAGATCTTTGTCGGTGACGTGCATGTCGGCGGCTGCGACGACCTGCATGAGGCGGAAGAGAGCGGCCGCCTCGACAAGCTTCTGTCCGGCAACGCCTGA
- a CDS encoding carbon-nitrogen hydrolase family protein: MSMFKVAVLQMRSGMDPSANAATFETMVREAAARGARYVQSPEMTGGLVRNREALLSMVKSEAEDVIVGTAARLAADLGIAIHIGSTAIALADGRIANRGFLFAPDGTLVTTYDKIHMFDVDLDNGESWRESATYQPGGRAVVAPLGEVRLGLAVCYDLRFPHLFRAQALAGAEILTVPAAFTRQTGEAHWHVLLRARAIENGAFVIAAAQGGRHEDGRETFGHSMVVDPWGRVLAEAAHDEPAVLIAEVDIAASSAARRKVPNLKNAREFELDEVVSPVAAGRAAS; encoded by the coding sequence ATGAGCATGTTCAAGGTGGCGGTACTGCAGATGCGATCCGGGATGGATCCGTCCGCCAATGCTGCGACATTCGAGACGATGGTGCGTGAAGCCGCGGCCCGAGGGGCCCGTTACGTCCAGTCGCCAGAGATGACGGGAGGGCTCGTCCGCAACCGCGAAGCACTTCTCTCGATGGTGAAGTCCGAGGCCGAAGACGTCATCGTGGGGACCGCGGCCAGGCTTGCGGCGGACCTTGGGATTGCGATCCACATCGGCTCGACGGCCATCGCGCTCGCCGACGGACGGATCGCGAACCGTGGCTTCCTGTTCGCGCCCGACGGGACGCTGGTCACCACCTACGACAAGATCCACATGTTCGACGTCGATCTCGACAATGGCGAGAGCTGGCGCGAGTCCGCCACCTACCAGCCGGGCGGTCGTGCCGTGGTGGCTCCGCTGGGAGAGGTCCGCCTTGGCCTTGCCGTTTGCTACGACCTTCGGTTCCCGCATCTTTTCCGGGCCCAGGCGCTGGCCGGGGCGGAGATCCTGACGGTACCTGCCGCCTTCACCCGGCAGACTGGGGAGGCGCACTGGCACGTGCTGCTGCGCGCCCGCGCGATCGAGAATGGCGCCTTCGTGATCGCCGCCGCCCAGGGCGGCCGGCATGAGGATGGGCGCGAGACCTTCGGCCACTCCATGGTGGTGGACCCGTGGGGACGTGTTCTCGCCGAGGCTGCGCATGACGAACCGGCGGTCTTGATTGCCGAGGTCGACATCGCGGCATCCTCGGCGGCGCGACGGAAGGTGCCCAATCTGAAGAACGCGCGCGAGTTCGAGCTGGACGAGGTCGTCTCGCCGGTGGCTGCAGGGAGAGCCGCCTCGTGA